The Leucobacter viscericola sequence GGCGCTCGCCGCTGACCCCGACGTGCTGGTGTGCGACGAGCCGGTGTCGGCGCTCGATGTCTCGACGCAGGCCGGCGTTCTGGATTTGCTGCGGCGACTGCAGAGCGAGCGCGGTCTCACGATCGTGTTTGTCTCGCACGACCTCGCTGCGCTACGCACGGTTTCTGATCGGGTGCTCGTGATGCGCGACGGGCGGATCGTGGAGCAGGGGCCGACGGAAGAGGTGTTTGCTGGGTTTGATTCGAGCCGCTTGTAGCCAGTATGTCGGCCGGTACTGGCAAGTCAGCCGGTGAAAGCTCTCCCGATCGAACCGGCTGAGGTGTGAACACCGGCCGACCCGCTCAGAAAACACCACAGGCACCCGGTCCCGAGAGCCACAAGCACGACCCCTCAGTGAACCGTAGCGACCTCCGAGCCAATCACAATGCCCGTGCGCAGCTCGGCGAGAACCGCAAGCACCGCAGCGGCGGCTTCTGGATCGGCAACCCGCTCGCGCGCCAGCGAGGTGCCCTCCCCTACTTTGATGCCCAGGTCGTCAGGCCCGAGCACCGCAAACACGTCCTCGTCGGTCACGTCATCACCGAGGAACAGCACGGGCGCAGCTGGCAGCATCTCGCGGATCATCTGCAGCGCACTCCCCTTGTCGGTGTTGCGCACTGAGAACTCCCGCACCTGTTTACCCACGCGCATCGTGATCCCGGGCACAGCACCAAGCTCGACCGCCGCAGCGAGCAGCTCAGAGGCGCGATCTGGCTCGGCAACCTCGCGCGTGTGCACCACGATCCCGTAGGGCTTCCGTTCAAGCCGAACGCCCAGCTCATCTCGAAAGACCCTGTCGAAGCGCCTGGAGAGCTTGCCGAGGCGCTCATCTTCTTCGGGCGTCAGTGACCCCGAATCGGCCGCGGCCTCAAGCCCGGTCAGTTCTGCGCCGTGTGAGGCCGACAGTATCCACGAGTCCGATTCGAGACCGGTCACGCGCAGTCCCTCAACAGAACGCCCGGTCAGCAGGATCACCTGCACATCGGGTGACTCCTGCAGCACCTCAAGGGCGTGGCGCGCGCGGGGAACGATCCGAGCGTCTTGTGGTCGCCCAACGATTGGGGCGAGGGTGCCGTCGAAGTCGCTCGCGACGATCAGGGTCGGGGCTGTCGCCAGCCGCCGCAATCGCGCGCGCAGGGCGCTCGACACGAACACTTCAGCCGGAACAGGGATCTCGGCGGTCTCTCCACCACGCGCGCCCTCGGCTTGCTTCGCGTGTGCGTCAGCCGCCGCCGAAACCGCCTCGAGGTACTGCGTCGCCCAGTGGGCCACGTCATTGTCGTAGACCGCTTTGCGCAGCGAGCGCATGCGACGGCGCTGCTCCTCGCGGGGCAGGTGGATTGCGCGCAACATCGCAGCCTTCAGCGCCTCGATGTCGTGCGGGTTGATCAGCAGCGCGGCGCGCAGCTCGTCGGCCGCGCCGGTGAACTCGCTCAAGATGAGCGCCCCACCCTCGTCGGCCCGGCACGCAACGTACTCCTTTGCCACAAGGTTCATGCCGTCTCGCAGCGGGGTCACCACCATCACGTCGGCTGCAAGGTAGAGCGCTGCCATCTCTTCGCGGGAGTAGCTCTGGTGCAGGTACACGAGTGGCGCGTGCCCGATGGATCCGTGAGCACCGTTGATGTGCCCGGCCGTCACCTCGACCTCTTCGCGCAGCTGCTGATACGCCTCGACCTGCTCGCGACTCGGGCTCGCGACCTGCACGAGCACGGTGTCATGGGCACTGATCTCACCGTCCTCGAGCAATTCCTCGAAGGCCTTGAGCCGGTGCCTGATGCCCTTCGTGTAATCGAGGCGGTCAACTCCGAGAAGGATCGTACGATCCTGCCCGAGCTCTTCGCGAATCTCGCGAGCTCGCTGCTGCACCTCGGGGCGCGACGCAAGCTCTTCAAAGCCACCCGCGTCAATGGAGATCGGAAACTCCTGGGCAAGCACGGATCGAGACGGTTGATCCGGCGCCTCTGGCAGCACAATCGTGTTTCCGCGCGCGGGGGCACCGGCGTAGCGTTCGCTGACGTGCCGAAAGTTGACGGCGTCTTGCACACGCTGAAATCCGATGACGTCGGCGCCGAGCAGTCCGCGCACGATCTGGCGACGCCAGGGCAGCTGGGCGAACAGGCTGCGCGGCGGGAACGGGATGTGCAGAAAAAATGCGATGGTGAGATCGGGGCGCAATTCACGCAGCATCTCTGGCGCCAACTGCAGCTGGTAGTCGTGCACCCACACGACGGCGTTCTGGGCCGCCTCATGCGCGACCCTCTCGGCAAAGCGGCGGTTGACGCGCTGGTATGAGTCCCACCAGGTGCGGTGGTAGACGGGAGGGGAGATAACGTCGTGATAAAGCGGCCAGAGCGTGCCGTTCGAGAATCCCTCGTAGTAGGTCTCAAGTTCTTCGCTGCTGAGCGGGATCGGGGCCAGCCGCATAGACCCGATCTCGAAGGGTTCAACCTCTTCATCTGCGTTGCCGGCCCAACCTACCCACAGGCAGCCGAGCTCCCGCACGATCGGTTCGACCGCCGTCACCAGCCCACCGGGCGAAGGCGCCCAGTCGGTTGTGCCGTCAGCCTGCACAACCCGATCTACGGGCAGGCGATTAGACACCATGACAAGTTCGCGACCGTGCGCGACCTCACTCAATTCAAACACTCCAACGCCCCAAAGGTATTGCGCTCGACGAAACTGCAGAATCGTTCTCAGTCTATCGAGAGGGAGTGCCGAGTTACATAGCATGACCTCAAGAATAAAATCCCAGTTCACTGCAAGGTATGTCGCGCCGCAACCAGCCCAATGGAGCCCTCGGCGCAATGACAGCAACATTCATCATTCTTGGTGGTGAGTTTTGGCTTCGTCAGACACCAGCTCACCCCACGGCAAGTGCCGTTCCTCTTCCCCAGGCGGCGTAAACAGCGTCGCCACCCAGGTCGTAATCGGCACTGCGAGGATCAACCCGATACTCCCGCAGAAGGTCCGCACCAACTCGACCGCGATATCTTCGCGCGTCAGCAGCGAGAGCACCGGGCGGTCGTAGAGGTACAGCAACAACAGCACACTGAGCGCTGCACCCACGTACGAGAAGAACACCGTGTAGACCGTCGAGGCAATGTGGTCACGGCCGATCCTCATGGCCCTTGCGAAGATCTCACGCCGCGGCATCTCGGGTGCCGCAGCGCGCAGTTCCCACACGGCCGAGGACTGGGTGATGGTGACGTCGTTGAGGATCCCGAGCCCGGCAATAATAATCGCGCAGGTGAGCAGCCCCCGAAAATCTATGTCTGAGGCCACGGCCGAGAGGAATCCAGACGACTCGTCGCCAATGCCGCTGAGCCTGGTGGTGTGCACCGCGATCAAAGAGATAAGAGCCATGATCAGGATCCCGCACAGCGTACCAATCAGCGCGGCTGTCGTGCGCATGTTTGGCCCGTGCACAAAGTAGAGAATCACAAACATGATGGCGCTCGCCCCCACCAGCGCGACGGGCACACCGGGCTGCCCCGAGACCAGCGCGGGGAGGATAAACGCGAGCAACAGGAACGCACTGATCCCGAGCGCCACCAGCGACAGCGCCCCGCGCAGTCGCCCAACCCAAATCACGACCGCGGCGAACAGCAGTCCGAGGATCAGCAGCGGCAGCCCTCGAAAGACACCCGAGACCCCGTAGTTGGTTTCGCTCACTTCGTAGCTCTGCGTCGCCTGGTCTTTGCTCGCGTCGGCGGTCTGCTGCGGATTCGGCGCGACCGAATAGGCGATCAGTTCGAGTCGATCTCCCACTTGAAGGCCCGCGGACGCGAGGGCACCCCGCACCGGCACATCGACGGTGCGACCCTTGTCTGGACCCGAGTGCACCCCGACCATCATTGTCAGGCAGCGATCACGTGGGCTCTCTGGCGCGTTCCCTCCCTCACTGCGACCTAGCGCGACGCACCCCTCTTGAATGTCGAGCACCTCGCCCTGCTCGTAGGTGCCGGCCTGCCCTATGGATCCGCTGCGCTCTGCCGCCTTCGCTACCTGATCCGCGTCGGGCCACAGAGCCACTAGCCCGACGATCGTGGCGAGGGCAACGGCGGCCAAGAGTCCGAAGGTCGCGACTTTCACGGGCTTGCTGAGCGCGGGCAGGTCCTTTGGTAACTCGTGGGAGTGGGAGTGGGAGTGGGAGTGGGAGTGCCGAACCTCGCCTACATCTTGGCTCGACTGTTCCTCACGCCTCCACCACTTGAACATGATTATCAATATACCAATAATCAGACCTCGCCCAGACAACTAAAAAACTCCCGGAAGCCATTGGCTTCCGGGAGTTTCCAGTCGGGATGACAGGATTTGAACCTGCGACCCCGTCGTCCCGAACGACGTGCGCTACCAAGCTGCGCCACATCCCGATTGCGTTTTCACGCGAGCATAACTCTATCGGTTTCCGGGGCAAAAGAAAAAACCGCGGGCTATCCGCACCGGTGCCGGGCGATTACACCGTCAACGCAGCGAGCATCACGGGCTCAAGCTGCCCGGGCCAGGTCGCCCACAGCGCCTCGGAGCCCGCCAGAGGTGCGGCCTCAGCGTCAAGCACCCGAAACACGTCGAGTGTTGCGAGCGGGGCCTCAACCCGCACCGCTCCCCGAGCACCTCCACAGAGGCCGCCCACAGTTCCGGGACGGGGCTGCCCTCTGATCCCGAACCGCGAACGTGAGTTGCCGTTTCTCGAACCGAAGTCTGCCCCTCAGCATTCACCGTCTCGAGCGTGGCCTCGTGGCCGCCCTGCGCGATTGCGGCCGCAAGAGCCGAGCGATACACAGGATCGCCGGTCGCGTCACTCACCCAGCGCGTACCGAGCACCCCGTGCTCCATCGTGCCGACAAGAAACGGCTCACCGTCTTCGAGCGCCGCACCGCGGTACGTGAGCGGCACGTGGTAGACCGTGTCAGATCCGGCGGTCAGCAGGTGCCCCTCGATCCCAACCTCACCCTCGGGATCATCGAAGCGATACGCACCGACCGAAGCGAGCTGGGCGGCATCACCCTCAAACCACGCTTGCGTTGGCAGCCACTCGGCGAGCAGCTCAAGTTTCGAGGGGCGCAAAGTAGTGGAGGCGTAGATCAGAGACATGCTCAGATACTACGCCTCCAACCGGGAATGCTGCCCGGTAAAAGTTACTTCTGGTTCTTGACCCGTGAAGCCGTACGCGCACGCGCACTGGAATCGAGCACAACCTTACGAATGCGCACAACCTCGGGGGTTACCTCAACGCACTCGTCCTCGCGGGCGAATTCGAGGCACTCCTCGAGCGTCAGCTGACGCGGCGGCGTCATCGACTCGAAGTTGTCTGCGCTCGCGGAGCGCATGTTGGTGAGCTTCTTTTCCTTGGTGATGTTCACGTCCATGTCTTCGGAACGCGAGTTCTCACCGATGACCATGCCCTCGTACACCTCTTGGGTGGGCTGCACGAAGAACGACATGCGCTCCTGCAGGTTGATGATCGAGAACGGTGTGGCCACACCAGAGCGGTCAGCAACGATCGAGCCGTTGTTACGGGTGACGATGGGGCCGGCCCACACGTCGTAGCCGTGCGAGATCGCGTTGGCGATGCCGGTGCCGCGGGTGGTGGTCATGAACTCAGAGCGGAAGCCGATGAGACCACGCGACGGCACGATGAACTCCATGCGCACCCAGCCGGTGCCGTTGTTCACCATGTTCTCCATGCGGCCCTTGCGGGTCGCGAGCAACTGGGTGATCGCGCCGAGGTGCTCCTCGGGCGTATCGATCGTGAGGTGCTCGTAAGGCTCGTGGGTCTTACCGTCAACCTGCTTCGTCACAACCTGTGGCTTGCCCACGGTCAGCTCGAAGCCTTCACGGCGCATGTTCTCGACGAGGATCGCGAGCGCAAGCTCGCCACGTCCCTGAACTTCCCAAGCATCGGGGCGCTCGGTATCGAGCACACGCAGCGACACGTTACCGATCAGCTCGCGGTCAAGGCGATCCTTGATCATGCGCGCGGTGAGCTTGTGGCCCTTCACCTTGCCGACGAGCGGCGAAGTGTTCGCACCGATGGTCATCGAGATGGCCGGCTCGTCGATCATGATCGCGGGCAGCGGGCGAATGTCTTCGGCGTCGCAGATGGTCTCACCAATGGTGATGTCTTCGATACCCGCGATGGCAACAATGTCGCCGGGGCCAGCCTTCTCGGCCGGGAAGCGGGTCAGCGCCTTGGTCAGCATGAGCTCGGTG is a genomic window containing:
- a CDS encoding bifunctional alpha,alpha-trehalose-phosphate synthase (UDP-forming)/trehalose-phosphatase, whose protein sequence is MFELSEVAHGRELVMVSNRLPVDRVVQADGTTDWAPSPGGLVTAVEPIVRELGCLWVGWAGNADEEVEPFEIGSMRLAPIPLSSEELETYYEGFSNGTLWPLYHDVISPPVYHRTWWDSYQRVNRRFAERVAHEAAQNAVVWVHDYQLQLAPEMLRELRPDLTIAFFLHIPFPPRSLFAQLPWRRQIVRGLLGADVIGFQRVQDAVNFRHVSERYAGAPARGNTIVLPEAPDQPSRSVLAQEFPISIDAGGFEELASRPEVQQRAREIREELGQDRTILLGVDRLDYTKGIRHRLKAFEELLEDGEISAHDTVLVQVASPSREQVEAYQQLREEVEVTAGHINGAHGSIGHAPLVYLHQSYSREEMAALYLAADVMVVTPLRDGMNLVAKEYVACRADEGGALILSEFTGAADELRAALLINPHDIEALKAAMLRAIHLPREEQRRRMRSLRKAVYDNDVAHWATQYLEAVSAAADAHAKQAEGARGGETAEIPVPAEVFVSSALRARLRRLATAPTLIVASDFDGTLAPIVGRPQDARIVPRARHALEVLQESPDVQVILLTGRSVEGLRVTGLESDSWILSASHGAELTGLEAAADSGSLTPEEDERLGKLSRRFDRVFRDELGVRLERKPYGIVVHTREVAEPDRASELLAAAVELGAVPGITMRVGKQVREFSVRNTDKGSALQMIREMLPAAPVLFLGDDVTDEDVFAVLGPDDLGIKVGEGTSLARERVADPEAAAAVLAVLAELRTGIVIGSEVATVH
- a CDS encoding YibE/F family protein; this encodes MFKWWRREEQSSQDVGEVRHSHSHSHSHSHELPKDLPALSKPVKVATFGLLAAVALATIVGLVALWPDADQVAKAAERSGSIGQAGTYEQGEVLDIQEGCVALGRSEGGNAPESPRDRCLTMMVGVHSGPDKGRTVDVPVRGALASAGLQVGDRLELIAYSVAPNPQQTADASKDQATQSYEVSETNYGVSGVFRGLPLLILGLLFAAVVIWVGRLRGALSLVALGISAFLLLAFILPALVSGQPGVPVALVGASAIMFVILYFVHGPNMRTTAALIGTLCGILIMALISLIAVHTTRLSGIGDESSGFLSAVASDIDFRGLLTCAIIIAGLGILNDVTITQSSAVWELRAAAPEMPRREIFARAMRIGRDHIASTVYTVFFSYVGAALSVLLLLYLYDRPVLSLLTREDIAVELVRTFCGSIGLILAVPITTWVATLFTPPGEEERHLPWGELVSDEAKTHHQE
- a CDS encoding CG0192-related protein, producing MSLIYASTTLRPSKLELLAEWLPTQAWFEGDAAQLASVGAYRFDDPEGEVGIEGHLLTAGSDTVYHVPLTYRGAALEDGEPFLVGTMEHGVLGTRWVSDATGDPVYRSALAAAIAQGGHEATLETVNAEGQTSVRETATHVRGSGSEGSPVPELWAASVEVLGERCGLRPRSQHSTCFGCLTLRPHLWRAPRRCGRPGPGSLSP
- the typA gene encoding translational GTPase TypA, whose protein sequence is MALATREDLRNVAIVAHVDHGKTTLVDAMLRQTNSFDAHAEMDDRVMDSNDLEREKGITILAKNTAITYEGAHAKNGPIIINVVDTPGHADFGGEVERALSMVDGVVLLVDSSEGPLPQTRFVLRKALEAKLPVILAVNKTDRPDGRIEEVEGEAQDLLLGLASDLSEDHPDIDIDAVLDVPTVYLSGRAGAASHNRPENGTLPDNPDLEPLFETILDRVPAPSFDDEAPLQAHVTNLDSSPFLGRIALLRVHNGWIHKGETVAWVKLDGSVQNVRITELMLTKALTRFPAEKAGPGDIVAIAGIEDITIGETICDAEDIRPLPAIMIDEPAISMTIGANTSPLVGKVKGHKLTARMIKDRLDRELIGNVSLRVLDTERPDAWEVQGRGELALAILVENMRREGFELTVGKPQVVTKQVDGKTHEPYEHLTIDTPEEHLGAITQLLATRKGRMENMVNNGTGWVRMEFIVPSRGLIGFRSEFMTTTRGTGIANAISHGYDVWAGPIVTRNNGSIVADRSGVATPFSIINLQERMSFFVQPTQEVYEGMVIGENSRSEDMDVNITKEKKLTNMRSASADNFESMTPPRQLTLEECLEFAREDECVEVTPEVVRIRKVVLDSSARARTASRVKNQK